Proteins from a single region of Dyadobacter fanqingshengii:
- a CDS encoding YHS domain-containing (seleno)protein produces the protein MRKIILATTFILTALGSYAQKSEIFAPGGKAIKGYDVVAFFKDAGPVAGADSLSYQYKDAQWLFANRANLDAFKANPDMYMPQYGGYCAYGTSQGHKAPTETDTWTIVNDKLYFNYNQKVKENWSKKRDELIRKADTEWPLIKDKQ, from the coding sequence ATGAGAAAAATTATTTTAGCAACGACTTTCATACTAACTGCATTGGGCAGTTATGCTCAAAAATCAGAGATATTCGCACCCGGTGGCAAAGCCATTAAAGGATATGACGTAGTGGCATTCTTCAAAGATGCCGGACCTGTTGCCGGGGCCGATAGCTTATCCTACCAATACAAAGATGCCCAGTGGCTATTTGCCAACCGCGCCAACCTGGATGCATTCAAAGCAAATCCCGACATGTATATGCCCCAATACGGCGGCTATTGTGCCTACGGAACATCCCAAGGTCACAAAGCTCCTACTGAAACGGATACCTGGACCATCGTCAACGATAAATTATACTTCAATTACAACCAGAAAGTGAAGGAAAACTGGTCGAAAAAGCGGGATGAGCTCATTAGGAAAGCCGATACAGAGTGGCCACTGATCAAAGACAAGCAATAA
- a CDS encoding DoxX family protein — MRRKTQKTWTWLLRLASAGIMLQTLFFKFTAAPESVYIFSSLGMEPWGRILVGVFELIASVLILVPRTTAYGALVGIGVMTGAIFMHLTRLGIEVQGDSGQLFIYAVLVMGSCLILAYWQRSSLSGIRMREH; from the coding sequence ATGAGGCGTAAAACTCAAAAGACCTGGACATGGCTGCTCAGATTGGCCTCCGCCGGGATCATGCTTCAAACCCTGTTCTTCAAATTTACCGCAGCCCCGGAATCCGTTTACATCTTTTCCAGTCTGGGGATGGAGCCATGGGGCCGTATACTGGTCGGCGTTTTTGAACTGATCGCTTCGGTATTGATTCTGGTGCCACGCACCACAGCTTACGGAGCCTTGGTGGGGATCGGCGTAATGACCGGCGCGATATTTATGCACCTTACACGTCTGGGTATTGAAGTGCAAGGCGATTCGGGGCAGCTGTTTATTTACGCGGTGCTGGTGATGGGAAGCTGTTTGATTCTGGCCTATTGGCAACGTAGCAGTTTGTCAGGCATTAGAATGCGTGAACATTAA
- a CDS encoding NRDE family protein, with amino-acid sequence MCTVTYIPAENSIFLTSNRDERIDRAPAVPPECYCVNKIEMIYPKDAQAGGTWIVLNGDRSAAVLLNGGFKNHFYQTPYRKSRGLIMLDIMSTNSPADHFQAMDLKAIEPFTIILLTQGRLRRCTWDGDHKHLTELDATKPHIWASVTLYDRDMQLQRENALIQWLKETRQVKPEAVADFHLGANMRYETSNAPHNANIRTVSVTLLALSTDRRASVLYHDLHSGEVAAKRMQTQASGTPLLFNSFYWKTRRFWIRLRHWEYWPFACLYLPLVPLWLWLSLRARSLLFFSAANPGIAYSGFIQERKSDIYPLLPEGLYPKGVLCKTGMSAGEINSVLRESSLDFPLIAKPDIGERGIQVELLRKPADLDAYRSRSKVDFLLQEYIDYSHEIGIFYYRIPGNKNGQLSGIVGKEFLSVTGDGQTSLLSLLMQNDRAVLQLHALAAVFGDQFDNIPDSGEILTLVPYGNHSRGSRFIDLHSRITPGLTDMIDKVCTQVPGFYFGRLDIRFKNWEELEAGRHFSIIELNGTGSEPTHIYDPAHSLFFAWKEIYRHWEIVFKISMINAHNGKQPLMSLKEGLEMKRAHDKHLNLMQALH; translated from the coding sequence ATGTGTACAGTAACCTACATCCCGGCTGAAAACAGCATTTTCCTCACCTCTAACCGGGACGAACGCATTGACCGGGCTCCGGCAGTGCCGCCCGAGTGCTATTGCGTAAATAAAATTGAAATGATCTACCCCAAAGATGCGCAGGCAGGCGGGACATGGATCGTTCTGAACGGTGACCGTTCGGCAGCAGTGCTCTTAAACGGCGGTTTTAAAAATCATTTTTACCAGACGCCGTACCGCAAAAGCCGGGGACTCATCATGCTGGATATAATGAGTACAAATTCGCCTGCCGACCATTTCCAGGCTATGGACCTTAAAGCCATTGAGCCATTCACCATCATTCTTTTAACCCAAGGAAGACTTCGGCGTTGCACGTGGGACGGGGACCATAAACATCTCACTGAGCTCGACGCGACCAAACCACATATCTGGGCGTCGGTAACATTATATGACCGCGATATGCAATTACAACGTGAAAACGCCCTAATACAGTGGCTCAAAGAGACCAGGCAGGTAAAACCGGAAGCTGTGGCGGACTTTCACCTAGGCGCCAACATGAGGTATGAGACCAGCAATGCGCCTCATAATGCAAATATCCGGACGGTGAGTGTCACCTTGTTAGCGCTTTCGACTGACAGGCGGGCTAGCGTGCTTTATCATGATCTGCACTCGGGCGAAGTCGCTGCCAAACGCATGCAAACACAGGCTTCTGGCACACCATTATTGTTTAACAGTTTTTATTGGAAAACCCGGAGATTTTGGATCCGTCTCAGACATTGGGAATACTGGCCATTCGCATGCTTGTATCTTCCCCTGGTCCCGCTGTGGTTATGGCTCAGCTTGCGGGCCCGGTCATTGTTGTTTTTCAGTGCGGCAAATCCCGGGATAGCATACTCCGGTTTTATCCAGGAACGCAAAAGCGATATTTACCCATTATTGCCGGAAGGGTTATATCCAAAAGGCGTACTTTGCAAAACCGGAATGTCGGCTGGGGAGATCAATTCGGTGCTCCGCGAGTCCTCTCTTGATTTCCCTTTGATTGCCAAACCCGATATCGGCGAGCGCGGCATTCAAGTTGAACTTTTACGTAAGCCGGCTGACTTAGACGCCTATCGTTCTCGCAGCAAGGTTGACTTTTTATTACAGGAGTATATCGACTATTCCCATGAGATCGGCATTTTCTATTACCGTATTCCAGGAAATAAAAACGGGCAACTATCAGGTATTGTCGGGAAAGAGTTTTTAAGCGTGACCGGAGATGGACAGACCAGTCTGCTGTCTCTACTAATGCAAAATGACCGAGCTGTTTTGCAGCTGCACGCATTGGCAGCTGTCTTTGGCGATCAGTTTGATAACATTCCTGACTCCGGGGAGATACTTACCCTGGTACCGTACGGCAATCATAGCCGTGGATCCAGGTTCATTGACCTGCATAGCCGCATAACACCTGGCCTAACAGATATGATCGATAAGGTATGCACACAGGTGCCCGGCTTTTATTTCGGCAGACTGGATATCCGCTTTAAAAATTGGGAAGAACTCGAAGCCGGAAGACATTTTTCGATCATCGAATTGAATGGTACAGGCAGCGAACCCACACACATTTACGACCCCGCCCACTCGTTGTTTTTCGCATGGAAGGAGATTTACCGACATTGGGAAATCGTTTTCAAGATCAGCATGATCAATGCTCATAATGGCAAGCAGCCTTTGATGAGCCTGAAAGAAGGTCTGGAAATGAAAAGGGCGCACGACAAGCATTTGAATCTAATGCAGGCCCTACATTAA
- a CDS encoding M57 family metalloprotease encodes MFVIEGDILISKTEAEKQYKDNVNLASAHRRRRWLVSDTWVRNIKIYMRPGTPPEWVAVTRTAIAQWNLLRGIKVKFSEVSELRWADMEIVSNVNAESPQAANAQFPSMEGKPGSSIVINLKYSYIPDAEKLTVMAHELGHTIGIAHTDLQTPGFFEQVIPGTPTADPHSVMNSMSSNWTGFTIGDKKAVQILYPNGEWVQIAGSATDIAVGAQGSVFAIGKDPVGADFGIYRQSTSGSWIKMPGSAIKITAGAGDVPWVVNSVGGIYRFNGSLWDRMPGTAKDIAAAGDGSVYMVGGAAVAGGFGIHKWNGTNWTKLPGGAVRIAAGAQGIPWIVDNTGKISFLGGNSTSWSGVSGSATDIFAGLDGSVYITGRNPVYGGYTLSRWNGTGWSSMPGTAVTLAVNPIGQPWAVNSLGEIWYQSL; translated from the coding sequence ATGTTTGTCATTGAAGGTGACATTTTGATATCCAAAACAGAAGCTGAGAAGCAATATAAAGATAACGTAAATCTGGCCAGCGCGCATCGTCGGAGGCGTTGGCTCGTGTCTGATACTTGGGTAAGAAACATTAAAATTTATATGCGTCCAGGTACTCCACCAGAATGGGTTGCGGTCACAAGAACTGCCATAGCGCAATGGAATCTACTGAGGGGTATCAAAGTCAAATTTTCGGAGGTGAGTGAGCTCCGTTGGGCGGACATGGAAATAGTGTCTAATGTTAATGCGGAGAGCCCTCAAGCAGCTAACGCGCAGTTTCCAAGCATGGAGGGAAAGCCAGGATCTAGCATTGTTATCAATTTGAAGTATAGCTATATTCCCGACGCTGAAAAATTAACTGTTATGGCCCATGAGCTAGGGCACACAATTGGGATAGCGCACACTGATCTGCAGACACCCGGTTTTTTCGAGCAAGTTATCCCGGGTACTCCGACTGCTGACCCTCATTCAGTAATGAACTCCATGAGCAGTAACTGGACAGGATTTACTATTGGCGACAAGAAGGCCGTTCAGATCTTGTATCCCAATGGTGAATGGGTTCAGATTGCTGGATCTGCCACGGATATTGCAGTGGGAGCACAAGGGTCGGTTTTTGCCATTGGCAAGGACCCCGTGGGTGCTGATTTTGGAATTTATCGACAAAGCACATCCGGTAGCTGGATAAAGATGCCAGGATCGGCCATAAAAATTACGGCAGGTGCAGGTGATGTACCGTGGGTTGTCAATTCGGTTGGGGGTATTTATCGCTTCAACGGAAGCTTATGGGATCGAATGCCCGGGACTGCAAAGGACATTGCGGCGGCCGGGGACGGTTCGGTATATATGGTCGGAGGGGCCGCAGTTGCAGGAGGTTTTGGTATACATAAATGGAATGGTACCAACTGGACTAAGCTGCCGGGTGGAGCTGTGCGTATCGCAGCGGGCGCGCAGGGTATCCCTTGGATAGTCGACAATACGGGTAAAATTTCCTTCCTCGGAGGTAATTCCACGAGTTGGTCAGGAGTGTCCGGATCGGCCACTGATATTTTCGCCGGACTCGACGGATCCGTTTACATTACTGGTCGCAATCCCGTCTATGGAGGTTATACCCTATCCAGGTGGAATGGAACTGGTTGGAGCTCAATGCCGGGAACTGCGGTTACATTGGCTGTTAATCCTATCGGTCAGCCTTGGGCAGTGAATAGCTTGGGAGAAATCTGGTACCAGAGTTTATAG
- a CDS encoding spondin domain-containing protein, producing the protein MIKPLLGLSLTALIFSSCTKDHDPQPQPRTISIENVLDSKPLVQSGTFKGAGAPPVILPGQSISFSFSASKNQRLTFATMYGWSNDLFFAPENPGIRLYGDDGTPITGEISSKIKLWDNGTRVNGKPGMALVHPGTAEAAKRNIKEVNGMDDYGHAFLPASQLMKVSLNYDGSSMFTVTIKNQSGGTANETPFSPGNWAISYVAGNDLLLPEPIYSKDKATTEALTRIAEAGDNGPMSAMLTGLTGIFTPLSPILVIVYNGSENPFFKSGENDRGEGLKELAQKGNADMLAKALTGKGGVKNVYVLKEPNSTVLLPKIGGNPGGKVSQSLSLMPGDRIAIATMYGFSNDWFFAPKGNGIDGSTTGDVSSSIGLYDNGTAIDQFPGAGITQFNLAGTPLAESKAIALVPNPNQFTTLPAIGSMIKVTLQ; encoded by the coding sequence ATGATCAAACCACTGCTTGGGCTATCGCTGACAGCCCTTATTTTCAGTTCTTGTACGAAGGACCACGATCCTCAACCACAGCCGAGGACTATTTCGATCGAGAATGTCCTTGACAGCAAACCGTTGGTACAGTCGGGAACATTCAAAGGGGCCGGCGCTCCCCCTGTAATCCTGCCCGGGCAATCCATATCTTTCTCATTTTCGGCATCCAAAAACCAGCGCCTGACCTTCGCCACCATGTACGGGTGGAGCAATGACCTGTTTTTTGCACCAGAAAATCCGGGTATAAGGCTCTATGGTGACGATGGAACGCCCATTACAGGAGAAATTTCGTCGAAGATCAAACTATGGGATAACGGGACAAGGGTGAACGGCAAACCAGGAATGGCCCTCGTGCACCCTGGCACGGCAGAAGCTGCGAAACGAAACATCAAGGAAGTGAATGGCATGGACGACTATGGCCATGCATTTCTGCCCGCATCGCAATTGATGAAGGTGTCGCTAAATTATGACGGCAGTTCAATGTTCACTGTCACGATCAAAAACCAGTCAGGCGGTACGGCTAACGAAACACCATTCAGTCCAGGCAACTGGGCGATTTCCTATGTGGCGGGCAACGACCTGCTTTTGCCCGAACCGATCTATTCCAAAGATAAGGCTACAACGGAAGCATTGACACGCATTGCCGAAGCAGGCGACAATGGACCAATGAGTGCAATGCTGACCGGTCTGACAGGCATATTCACTCCGCTGTCGCCAATCCTTGTGATTGTTTACAACGGTAGTGAAAACCCTTTTTTCAAGTCCGGGGAAAACGACAGGGGCGAAGGATTGAAGGAATTGGCACAAAAAGGCAATGCCGACATGTTGGCTAAGGCCCTGACGGGTAAGGGTGGCGTTAAAAATGTTTACGTTCTCAAAGAACCTAACAGCACTGTGTTGTTGCCTAAAATCGGCGGAAATCCCGGCGGCAAAGTTTCCCAGTCACTGTCACTTATGCCCGGCGACCGCATCGCGATTGCAACCATGTACGGATTTTCGAACGACTGGTTTTTTGCCCCGAAAGGCAATGGTATTGACGGAAGCACCACGGGAGATGTTTCCAGCTCCATCGGATTATATGATAATGGTACGGCCATTGACCAATTTCCCGGTGCAGGTATTACCCAATTTAATCTGGCTGGAACGCCGTTGGCAGAGAGTAAAGCCATTGCTCTGGTCCCCAACCCTAACCAATTCACCACGCTGCCAGCGATCGGCAGCATGATCAAAGTTACGCTGCAATAA
- a CDS encoding YHS domain-containing (seleno)protein: MKKQISIFLLLALGLGQAFAQTVEIRKKQFNLEGSGLAIQGYDPVAYFMMNKALEGKKEFSTNFNGTVYRFMSKQNRDEFAGNPARYEPQYGGWCAFAMGKKGEKVEVDPETFKVIDGKLYLFYNKYFNNTLKSWNQDEARLKAQANKNWSKFVP; encoded by the coding sequence ATGAAAAAGCAAATCAGCATTTTTTTATTGCTCGCGCTCGGTCTTGGACAAGCCTTTGCGCAAACGGTCGAGATTCGTAAAAAGCAATTTAACCTGGAAGGTTCCGGGCTGGCGATTCAAGGCTATGATCCGGTTGCATATTTTATGATGAACAAGGCACTTGAAGGTAAAAAGGAGTTTTCGACCAACTTCAACGGAACTGTCTATCGGTTTATGTCCAAACAGAACCGGGATGAATTTGCGGGTAACCCTGCCCGCTACGAACCTCAGTATGGCGGCTGGTGTGCATTTGCAATGGGCAAGAAAGGGGAAAAGGTGGAAGTTGATCCCGAAACTTTCAAAGTCATTGACGGTAAGCTTTATCTTTTTTACAATAAGTATTTCAACAACACCCTTAAAAGCTGGAATCAGGACGAAGCCCGTCTAAAAGCGCAGGCGAATAAGAACTGGAGCAAATTTGTACCTTAA
- a CDS encoding helix-turn-helix transcriptional regulator, protein MELIERSGFLTRLNTQFDDTINGEGHCILLSGEAGMGKSSLVKAFCTERKGDCRIFRGTCDALFTPRPLAPLYDIIWQLGNDTLTQTGNKGSRGDLFADFLLELKNLTEPSVIIFEDIHWADEATLDFIKFLSRRINQLQCMFILTYRNDEIHSRHPLRNLLGQLPIDSFSRLELLPLSKHAVDRMAAEKGYSGEDVYEISGGNPFYVTEILASYSSGLPESIKDSILSVCARQSDETRNVWEILSVAPTGLEIKYLEKLIPSYTGMIMQSLDSKILLLKADKLFFKHELYRRTIESSISPFAKTALNKSILDLLLEAAEPEQETERIIHHAERANEYDLMLRYIPLAARQAISLGAHLEAAKLYCTAITYYKGQDMARLIHYYESYAYECYLTNQTREAIKYQEKLLALFQQQNDVEKIGDCMRFLSRLWWFEGNRNEAEKYGFQAVEVLEKQPDSRVKAQAFSNISQLKMLSHQPHECMTWGQLAIAMAKKLDDMETLSHALNNVGTVQMEMPELKQLGIDVLQESLHIALKGSFHEHAARAYTNLGASSIRLKDFAFAKKILDEGIQYCEKRELDSWTNYMVSLNARMDMETGAWDDAYRTAEQLLANDEHPSVVTIGPMIIVGTIKMRRAEAGALPILLRAQEKAFETMELQRIIPAMVALLEYEWLTGEKILSNHELDRTIEMTEIMGNIYENSEFCFWLLKVRSQEISVDGMYEKYKICNHTLATQATQFWQAAGCPYEEAITLFDGDEKDKSNAIKLVQKMGATATYQKLKSVMLASGIRRIPRGMRQTTSSNVANLTLRELTVLQLLKEGMQNKEIASKLFISSKTVDHHISALLVKLNVNSRVKAVNEALKLEILK, encoded by the coding sequence ATGGAATTAATAGAACGATCGGGTTTTTTGACCCGGTTAAACACCCAATTTGATGATACCATAAACGGAGAAGGTCATTGCATTCTGCTGAGTGGTGAGGCCGGAATGGGTAAGAGTTCGCTCGTAAAGGCATTTTGCACTGAGCGGAAAGGAGATTGCAGGATATTCAGGGGTACCTGCGATGCATTATTTACGCCCCGGCCACTGGCACCGTTATACGATATCATCTGGCAACTTGGAAACGACACATTAACGCAGACAGGAAATAAAGGCAGTAGAGGCGACCTATTCGCTGATTTCCTTCTGGAATTGAAAAATTTGACGGAGCCTTCGGTCATCATTTTTGAAGACATTCATTGGGCGGACGAAGCAACCCTGGATTTTATCAAATTCCTCAGCAGGCGTATCAATCAACTCCAGTGCATGTTTATTCTCACCTATCGGAATGACGAAATTCATTCCCGGCACCCATTGCGAAATCTTTTGGGCCAGTTGCCCATCGACTCATTTTCGCGTCTGGAACTCCTTCCTCTCTCCAAACATGCGGTGGACAGGATGGCAGCTGAGAAAGGATATAGCGGCGAGGACGTTTACGAAATATCCGGCGGTAACCCTTTTTATGTTACCGAGATCCTGGCAAGTTACAGCAGCGGACTACCCGAAAGCATCAAAGACTCCATACTTTCTGTTTGTGCCAGGCAAAGTGACGAAACCCGCAATGTGTGGGAGATCCTTTCAGTAGCGCCGACGGGATTGGAGATCAAATACCTTGAAAAGCTCATCCCCTCTTATACCGGGATGATCATGCAGTCATTGGATTCTAAAATCCTGTTGTTGAAAGCAGATAAACTATTTTTTAAGCATGAACTGTATCGTCGCACGATTGAATCATCTATTTCACCATTCGCCAAAACGGCTCTAAATAAAAGCATTCTCGATCTGCTGCTGGAAGCCGCCGAGCCGGAGCAGGAAACAGAACGAATTATCCACCACGCTGAACGGGCTAATGAATATGATCTGATGCTCCGTTATATTCCGTTGGCCGCCCGCCAGGCCATTAGCCTCGGAGCCCATCTGGAAGCGGCTAAGTTGTATTGTACAGCCATAACTTATTACAAAGGCCAGGATATGGCCAGGCTCATTCATTATTACGAATCTTACGCCTATGAATGTTATTTGACCAACCAGACACGAGAGGCGATTAAATATCAGGAAAAGTTGCTGGCCTTATTCCAGCAGCAAAATGATGTGGAAAAAATTGGCGATTGTATGCGTTTCCTTTCCCGTTTGTGGTGGTTTGAAGGAAACCGCAACGAAGCTGAAAAATACGGGTTTCAGGCCGTCGAAGTTCTGGAAAAACAGCCTGACTCGCGGGTCAAGGCGCAGGCATTCAGTAATATATCTCAATTAAAGATGCTTTCGCACCAGCCACATGAATGTATGACCTGGGGACAGCTTGCCATTGCTATGGCCAAGAAGCTGGATGACATGGAAACGCTTTCTCATGCGCTCAACAATGTTGGCACCGTTCAGATGGAAATGCCGGAATTGAAACAGTTGGGAATTGATGTATTGCAGGAAAGTCTTCATATCGCATTGAAAGGTTCTTTTCACGAACACGCCGCCCGTGCCTACACGAACCTGGGCGCAAGTTCAATCCGGCTCAAAGATTTCGCGTTCGCAAAAAAAATACTGGATGAAGGAATTCAATATTGCGAAAAACGCGAGCTCGATTCCTGGACCAATTATATGGTGTCGCTCAATGCCAGAATGGACATGGAAACCGGCGCATGGGACGACGCTTACCGAACTGCGGAACAACTCCTTGCAAACGACGAACACCCGTCTGTCGTAACCATCGGGCCGATGATCATCGTTGGGACCATTAAAATGAGAAGAGCAGAAGCAGGGGCACTTCCAATTTTACTCCGTGCGCAGGAAAAGGCATTTGAGACAATGGAATTACAAAGGATCATCCCGGCAATGGTTGCCTTACTTGAATATGAATGGCTTACAGGCGAAAAAATCCTGAGCAACCACGAGCTGGACAGGACCATTGAGATGACTGAAATAATGGGTAATATCTATGAAAACTCTGAATTTTGTTTCTGGCTGCTTAAAGTTAGGAGTCAGGAAATATCCGTTGACGGCATGTACGAAAAATACAAAATCTGCAACCATACGCTGGCTACACAGGCTACGCAATTTTGGCAAGCCGCAGGATGTCCTTACGAAGAGGCCATAACCCTATTCGATGGTGATGAAAAGGATAAAAGCAATGCGATCAAACTCGTCCAGAAAATGGGCGCAACGGCTACTTATCAAAAACTCAAGTCCGTGATGCTGGCTTCGGGTATCAGACGTATCCCACGCGGAATGCGGCAAACGACAAGTTCTAATGTTGCCAATTTGACGCTCCGCGAATTGACCGTGCTGCAACTGCTGAAAGAAGGTATGCAGAATAAGGAAATCGCCTCGAAGTTGTTTATTTCCTCCAAAACAGTAGATCACCATATCTCTGCATTGCTGGTCAAACTCAATGTAAACTCACGTGTTAAGGCCGTCAATGAGGCTTTGAAACTCGAAATTTTAAAATAG
- a CDS encoding DUF3455 domain-containing protein, with protein MIKIFHSFTTLIRMAVFAAVSLTACTDHVDPDTSSPAFKIAQALALPIPAAVALPANPNGNSPVAVYFAEGVQRYKAQEKLYSYPTSYEWVFVEPEADLFAVSNAKVGRHFGGPSWTVDATNSLIVGQQFSPAKTTNVDPQHIDWLLLMPKTGTIPNGRFQETDYIQRIATKGGRAPVVPPGNALETVDVPYTAVYIFSKINP; from the coding sequence ATGATCAAAATATTTCATTCGTTCACAACTTTGATAAGGATGGCTGTATTTGCAGCAGTCTCTCTGACCGCATGTACCGACCATGTTGATCCAGACACGTCATCGCCAGCTTTTAAAATTGCCCAGGCCCTGGCATTGCCAATTCCAGCGGCAGTAGCATTGCCCGCTAATCCTAATGGAAACAGTCCAGTGGCAGTTTATTTTGCAGAAGGCGTACAAAGATACAAGGCGCAGGAAAAACTATATAGCTATCCTACTTCATATGAATGGGTATTCGTTGAGCCAGAAGCTGATTTATTCGCTGTTTCAAATGCGAAAGTGGGACGACATTTTGGTGGGCCATCCTGGACGGTTGATGCTACGAATTCGTTGATCGTAGGCCAGCAGTTTTCTCCGGCAAAAACTACTAACGTGGATCCGCAGCACATCGATTGGCTGCTCTTAATGCCTAAGACAGGAACAATACCTAATGGCAGATTTCAAGAGACCGATTATATTCAGCGCATTGCAACAAAGGGAGGGAGGGCGCCTGTTGTCCCGCCGGGTAATGCGCTGGAAACCGTAGACGTTCCTTACACGGCTGTTTATATATTCTCAAAAATCAATCCCTGA